The sequence AGGCTGTCGATGCGGCCCTCGATCGGGGTGCCGGGGAAGCTGTCGAACACCAGTTCGGCGGTCTGGCCGGGTTGCATGTGCTCGATCTGGGTTTCCTTGAAGTTGGCCTGGATCCAGATGTTCGAATCCGGCACCACGGACAGCAGGAAGGCGCCGGCCTGGGTGTACTGGCCATTGCGCGCGGCGCGCTGGCCGACGCGTCCGTCGATGGGCGAGCGGATTTCGGTGCGGCCGAGGTTCAGCTCGGCCTGGGCGATTTCGGCGCGCGCGGTGGTGATCTGGGCTTCCAGGCGCTTGATCTCGGCGTTCAGGGCATCCACTTGCTGGCGCTGGGCCTTGAGGTCGGCCTCGGCCTTGGCCACCTGGGATTTCGCCACCCGGGAGTCGGCGGAGAGCGTGGTGACCCGCTCCTCGGAGATGAAGCCCGGCTTGCGCAGGGTCTCGGCGCGGGACAGGTCGATCTGGGTGCGGCCCAGGTTGGCCTGGCTGGCGCTGACGTCGGCCTGGCTGGCGGCGATGAGGTTGGACTGCTGGGCCAGCTTGCTCTGCGCCTGGGCCAGCTCGGCTTCGCGGGTGGCGCGCAGGGCGCGAGCCTGTTCCAGGTTCAGCTTGAAGTCGTCGGCTTCCAGGCGAACCAGCAGGTCGCCTTTCTTGACCTGCTGGTTGTCGTTGACCAGCACTTCGTCGATGCGCGCGCCGAGTTGGCTGGAGATGCGCGTGATCTCGCCCTGGACGTAGGCATTGTCGGTGGTTTCGACGAAGCGGCCGATCAGCAGCCAATGGGCGAAGACCGCGGCGATGACCAGTGCCACCAGGGCGAGGAAGACGAACATGCGGCGTTGAAGTTTGGCGGGCATGGGGAAAAGGCGGCTCAAGTTTTTCAGAATGTTGCAAATTTAGCAGTGTTCCGTGCTCGCTAATAGACGGTACAATTCAGAAACTTTGTTGCTTATAGGGAACAATAATGGGCCTTGATGACGCCCTGATCTTCACCCGCGTGGTCGAATGCCACAGCTTTACCCAGGCGGCGCAAAGCCTGGGTATGCAGAAATCCACCGTCAGCCGGCGTATCGCCCTGCTGGAGGAGCGCCTTGGCGTGCGCCTGCTCAATCGCACCACCCGCAAGCTGCGCCTGACGGAAGTGGGGCAGGCGTACTACGAGCGTTGCCGGCAGATCATGCTGGACTTCGCCGAGGCCGAGCAGGCGGTGATGCAACTGCAGCAGGAGCCTTCCGGGTTGCTGCGGGTCACCGCGCCCATCGAGTTCGGCCAGTTGTTCCTCGGTAAGGTGCTCGGCAGCTTCATGCGCCAGTACCCGCAGATCACCGCCGAAGTGGAGATCACCTCGCGCAATGTCGATCCGCTGGAGGAGGGCGTGGATATCGCCATCATGATCGGCCAGCCCCAGGATTCCACCCTGATCGCCCGCAAGCTGTTCGAGAGCGCTCGCCGGCTCTGCGCCAGTCCGGACTACCTCGCCTCCCATGGCACGCCGCGTACGGTGGAGGCGCTAGCCGGCCATCGCGCCGTGCTGCTGCCCCAGGACTCCCAGCGCTACTGGATGCTGCAGGGGGAGAGCGTGCCCTGCCAGCGCGTGCTCTATTGCAACAACATCACCTTCGCCCGCGAGGCGGTGATGGCCGGCGCCGGCATCGCCGCGCTGCCACTGATGTTCACCGAGCCCGCCGTGCAGCGCGGCGAGCTGATCGAACTGCTGCCCGAGGCGCGCCTGCCCAGTGGCGAGATCTACGCCGTCTACCCGTCGCGGCGCTTCCAGGCGATGAAGGTCAAGGCTTTCCTCGACTTCCTCATGCGCAGCCTGCCGGTGCAGGAAGGACACTTGCTGGAGCCAGCGGCTGCCAGCCTGATAAGATCGCGCCTTTGATCGACCCTCTGTTTCGAGACCACTCCATGACCACCGTCCGCACCCGAATCGCGCCGTCGCCCACTGGTGACCCGCACGTGGGCACTGCCTACATCGCCCTGTTCAACCTCTGCTTCGCGCGCCAGCACGGCGGTCAGTTCATCCTGCGCATCGAAGACACCGATCAGCTGCGCTCCACCCGCGAGTCCGAGCAGCAGATCTTCGACGCCCTGCGCTGGCTCGGTGTGGAGTGGGACGAAGGTCCGGACGTGGGCGGTCCCCACGGCCCGTATCGGCAGAGCGAGCGTGGCGAGATCTACAAGCAGTACTCCAAGGAGCTGGTGGACAAGGGTCACGCCTTCCCCTGCTTCTGCACCGCCGAGCGCCTGGACAAGCTGCGCGCCGAGCAGACCGAGCGCAAGGAAACCCCGCGCTACGACGGTCACTGCATGCACCTTACCCGGGATGAGGCCGACCAGCGCATCGCCGCCGGCGAGCCCCACGTCGTGCGCATGAAGGTGCCGAGCGAAGGCGTCTGCGTGGTGCCGGACATGCTCCGTGGCGATGTCGAGATCCCGTGGGACCGCATGGACATGCAGGTCCTGATGAAGACCGACGGGCTGCCCACCTACTTCCTCGCCAACGTGGTGGACGACCACCTGATGGGCATCACCCACGTACTGCGTGGCGAGGAATGGCTGCCTTCGGCGCCCAAGCTGATCAAGCTCTACGAATACTTCGGCTGGGAGCAGCCCAAGCTCTGCTATATGCCGCTGCTGCGCAATCCGGACAAGAGCAAGCTGTCCAAGCGCAAGAACCCCACGTCCATCACCTTCTAC is a genomic window of Pseudomonas resinovorans NBRC 106553 containing:
- a CDS encoding HlyD family secretion protein; protein product: MPAKLQRRMFVFLALVALVIAAVFAHWLLIGRFVETTDNAYVQGEITRISSQLGARIDEVLVNDNQQVKKGDLLVRLEADDFKLNLEQARALRATREAELAQAQSKLAQQSNLIAASQADVSASQANLGRTQIDLSRAETLRKPGFISEERVTTLSADSRVAKSQVAKAEADLKAQRQQVDALNAEIKRLEAQITTARAEIAQAELNLGRTEIRSPIDGRVGQRAARNGQYTQAGAFLLSVVPDSNIWIQANFKETQIEHMQPGQTAELVFDSFPGTPIEGRIDSLFAASGAQFSLLPPDNATGNFTKVVQRIPVKLTFAADNPLQGRIRPGMSVQVKVRLKAENHGG
- a CDS encoding LysR family transcriptional regulator, whose amino-acid sequence is MGLDDALIFTRVVECHSFTQAAQSLGMQKSTVSRRIALLEERLGVRLLNRTTRKLRLTEVGQAYYERCRQIMLDFAEAEQAVMQLQQEPSGLLRVTAPIEFGQLFLGKVLGSFMRQYPQITAEVEITSRNVDPLEEGVDIAIMIGQPQDSTLIARKLFESARRLCASPDYLASHGTPRTVEALAGHRAVLLPQDSQRYWMLQGESVPCQRVLYCNNITFAREAVMAGAGIAALPLMFTEPAVQRGELIELLPEARLPSGEIYAVYPSRRFQAMKVKAFLDFLMRSLPVQEGHLLEPAAASLIRSRL
- the gltX gene encoding glutamate--tRNA ligase, translated to MTTVRTRIAPSPTGDPHVGTAYIALFNLCFARQHGGQFILRIEDTDQLRSTRESEQQIFDALRWLGVEWDEGPDVGGPHGPYRQSERGEIYKQYSKELVDKGHAFPCFCTAERLDKLRAEQTERKETPRYDGHCMHLTRDEADQRIAAGEPHVVRMKVPSEGVCVVPDMLRGDVEIPWDRMDMQVLMKTDGLPTYFLANVVDDHLMGITHVLRGEEWLPSAPKLIKLYEYFGWEQPKLCYMPLLRNPDKSKLSKRKNPTSITFYERMGFLPEAMLNYLGRMGWSMPDEREKFSLEEMIEHFDLSRVSLGGPIFDLEKLSWLNGQWIRELPVERFAAEVQKWALNPEYLMRIAPHVQGRVETFSQIAPLAGFFFSGAVPLDAKLFEHKKLSPDQVRQVMQLVLWKLESLRQWEKDRITGCIQAVAEHLELKLRDVMPLMFPAITGQASSVSVLDAMEILGADLSRYRLRQAIELLGGVSKKETKEWEKLLGAIA